Part of the Tamandua tetradactyla isolate mTamTet1 chromosome X, mTamTet1.pri, whole genome shotgun sequence genome, TTGGAAAACTGGATGATAGCTAGAGGACATCAGCAAGATGAAAGAACATTGACGTCATTTACATATCATCTCCAGATAATTAGCATCTTTGTCTCAATACAGTTTCTATTACAACAAAAACATATTTAGCCATTAAAATATACCTACATGGgggtgcaagcgtagttcagtggtagaattctcaccttccatgcaggagactcgggtttgattcccggcccatgcacttcccaaacaaacaaacaaacaaacaaacgataaaccaaataaagaaaaattcaggaaatggtgctgcaaccaggggatactcacatggaaaaagaatgaactgtgaccccctccatacagcatacaaaaatatgtatatttttagctACATAAAGCATGCTTTTACATTCCACCTCACTCAACGTAATGTACTAATGATAAAGTAAGCATTCATTGTGTTTTTACCTGTCAAATTCAGACTCAGTTTTGGATGATGCTTGGAATCTTCCTATTCGTGAGTATCTTTGATATCTCTGAGATTGGCCATGAGATCTCCCTGACTGGCCATGATATCTCTCTGAGTGGTCATAGGATCTCTCTGAGTAGCCACGAGACCTCTCTGAGTGATCAAAAGATCTCTCTGCTTGATCATAAGATCTTTCTGATTTGAAACGATATCTCTCTGATTTGCCATGAGATCTCTCTGACCGACCACGAGATCTATCTGTGTGGCCATGAGATCTCTCTGACTGACCATAAGATCTATCTTTGTGGCCATGAGATCTCTCTGACTGGTCTCGAGATCTTTCCAATTGCCAATGAGATCTCTTTGAGTGGTGCTGATTTTCTTCAGATTTGCCTCGTTTTCCATCTGATTTGACTTGATTTCCTCCTGACTGATGCTGGTTCCTCTTTGATCGGCCTTCATTCCTCTGCGATTGGACCTCATAACACTCAACTTTGCGCTTCTCCTGCAAagattttcaattttgaaaaacaactgaaacatacgtataataatttcattaaatcATGATGATATTTTATCAAGATCATTTCTGTAAGCAATTGCTTCTTTTAGAATTCCACAGCCCCTAATTTTATATACTAAATACTTTTCAGAACTACTTTACATAATAGCTTTGATGTCCCTTATCTTTGGCACAAAAAATCTTGTGCACATAAAAcactaaataataaatatgaaaaattaatcgCTTTGCTAATTTGAATATACTCCAAGGGTAAATTCTACCTACCATTTTCTGGATCTATGTTTAACCTAAGGGAACAATAGATTCTGAGACTTTATAGGTAAGAATGACAGAATATTCAATAATATTTCGTAGCACAAAACCTTAGGACGAAAGGAAAAAGTTCAAAATCATACTAAATGTTCACCTGTTGATGCTCATTAATACACTACCTCTTCAATATAAACTTAATTCTAGAGAGAAAGACAAACTAAGTGAGGGGGAAAGAAGTAGAAATGAAGCAGAAGACTGGCTCAGTACTGTTCAAGTAAACTAGACTGGCAACAACTCAGCCTTtctcccttttcagtttttaagcCATAAGAGCTGTGGAGAGTAACATGAAATAATGGCACCTTTGACAAATATCCATGATGCTATATAAATGTGAATGTATAGATTCATGCGACCCGTGTTGAGAAATCAAACTTTCCACTAACAAATGTCTGCAAACACAACTTGCTCTAGATCAGGCCTTGTGATTTGTTAGCATAGCCCTTCTAGAGGCTGGAAGCAGCAGAAAAAGAGCAGGGTAGCGACTGACATAAAAACTAGTATGCACgtaaaaatttaataaacaatATGGAAAATTAGTTGCTTTGCTAAAACATAAAGCCATAGACACTCtccatttttcttctgaaaagcataaagaaggagACCAGGCGGAATGCACAGAATGCACAACTACCTCTTCTTTCTAAGTGATTAGTGTTGGAAGCACAGTGCAGCAGTAGGAACAATAAGATTGAGATCTATCTTCTGAAGACCTATATGCAGCCAACTCTATTTCCAAAGGAGCTTGAAGTCCTTTTATAAGTGTTTAcatatgaaatgttttcatcaactTGAATGGTACATATTTCCTACCTTTTAGATAACAAAACGCacattggttttctttctgtttaaacAAGCAGAAAATCTCTTTCGAAAAGAATtgtgttgaataaataaaatcatgttcAAATGATATTAAGATTATATCTTGTAAAGTACAAAGTTAGCTTATTAAGATTTCAATGCATGTTTGGAATCTGCAATGGTTATTCAATTTATTGGTGAGATAAATAcgtttaaattttaatatattcttcaATGCACTCTACGTTTTCTGGTGAGTTCTGCTATAATGACAgtctcaaaagaatgaaaggtatTAGGACACTTTCACtttgaaaatactgtttttcaatattttccattcatttatgcattttgAACTGTAGCAGAAGCAAGCTCATGTTCTTATTTCCAAACTTTGTCTCAAAAAACTCCTTGCCTACATGGCCTAAATAAAGTATTATCTGCTCCATCAAATTTTCCCAAGTCCCCCAAATGAGAATGAACTAATGAATTccgaaaatatataatatatacttttaGGACACTCATTACATTCTGCCTTGCAGTatatttctttcttatctttctcACCACTGCATACAATATTTGAAACATTCTGTTGCCTTGCATAATTCCTGCACAgagtaagcatttaataaatatatggccaaccaattaaaattttatcttataaatatttgaaaatgcaaCATGTTTCCCTCCAGAAAACAAACACGCAAACATGAAAGGCTTGTATTTACATAATTTGATGAGAATGGTTAAACTCCCAGAACTGCCAAATTTTGTTTAATGACCACATAGAATGTTAAAAAGAATCAATTTATAGGCCAAGCAGAAATGGTAACACCAATGTTAGCTTATGAATCTGGATACGAGCATTTCTCAAATTCTTATCCAGTGACTAGCTCACCCATACCAGTTGAGAGGTGATGGATTTGTAAAACTATAGTCTAGCCTACCTCTCGGTTCCAGAGTGTATTTCATATCATCTGACTCCTGGCTTTTATCTTCATTCACAAGgctactaaaattatttttataccatAACTGAAGATCAAAGTGTCTGAATCAGGACAAGTTTGGCGAGGATTATATGACCAATTACAATAACAATCATCTATACTGGCATTTTATAAATCCAAAATTTCTAGTGATGATTGAAAACAGCAAAGccaaatgcttataaaaaacaGGAGAGAATCAACTATGAATTTAAATTATGATCAAGACACCATGAGGGaatactaaaaaaatttttttcctcttaataaaatttaaaacaatcctTAATATTGTGAAACATATTAAATTCAGAACTTTTTATACTGGTTAATTCTTGGTATTCATTTACCTGCTTAATTAAAGGTTGGTTCTTTAAAGGGCTCTGTCCAGGCTTGAATCCAGAAGGATCTTGGCTTTTATCATGATTTCTTTCCTCACGGTTGTTTCTGAAACTTGAGTATCCTTTAAAAGTAATAGTTTACTACATTTCAGTCATATATTCAAAATATCTCTCAGAATTATTATCTATGATCTCATGCACTGAGTTTTGCAGCACCTTTGATATTTCATTACTCTAATATCAACAGAGAGACTCATTGAGTTTTAGAACAATCGTTTCAATTTCTATTTGTATACATTAACATAGCAGTCTCCTTTGTATACAATATCTCTTGAAGTTGCTTTCATATGCCACCAATTTTGGAACatattatctaaaattaattGAAAGAATCCTTAAatagaaaaaggagaaatggaaataattcaGATGTCTGTCTTGTATTAATCATGTGAATATTTGCCTCAAGTGTCTGCTTTGTTCTGAATGAAAAAACAGCTTAAGGAACATAAAAGAATATGGTTttcagaccaaaagggggaaaagaagtgtaactaagaaAGTATCAATGGattagagtgttcaaatagagtcaagaggctactctggaggttactcttatgtaagtttcagtcaaacattgctacctatcataacttgccaaaccccaaccaaaaccatttcagccaatcctaaagaacacctagggcaatatataagattctacaagggttctatgcactagggtaattttcagaaacctacaacctccaggtgggtccatgggccagataagtcctgaaacctagagggcccagcctctccagaatatcagctagttccatcccctcaCCCCaaattactgacagccccttctgacatgaaaacattagaatgaccacagcccaaatatccctagagagacagaaagattaaaggtgatggtggagttacatggagaaggtagggtttaacaaacgagtataagcgctgaatcattaaattgatatttcttttagtctccagtatcttagagcagctagaagtaaaaaactaaaatggtagaaatgtaacccatacaaaactctgaaatctgttctacaactaattgttgtgctgtgctttgaaatttattgcttttttgtatatacgtcatttttcacaaaaagaaaaaaaagccggttgtgatgataaaaaaaatatttattcattccagccccctatattctggagcaactagaaagaaaaatctgagaggatggtatggtagcccacgacaaactctgggatctgtcctgtaactacctattgaagagt contains:
- the LUZP4 gene encoding leucine zipper protein 4; this translates as MASFSSGKLSGKVLIDPKTGKKMNFLDMSLDDIIILKELNDKDFEDTETVNERQDCEKRNSVSKRRSNTHRTRQQRGYSSFRNNREERNHDKSQDPSGFKPGQSPLKNQPLIKQEKRKVECYEVQSQRNEGRSKRNQHQSGGNQVKSDGKRGKSEENQHHSKRSHWQLERSRDQSERSHGHKDRSYGQSERSHGHTDRSRGRSERSHGKSERYRFKSERSYDQAERSFDHSERSRGYSERSYDHSERYHGQSGRSHGQSQRYQRYSRIGRFQASSKTESEFDRSSVKRQRKEYSQNEMQWRNIRMNINRKIMLGNDRHSDENTRRHERYMKHGVETLLLASKCATTKSSMRQPRGINLKFNFQATGNQTKISLNERFSKLKTSNSPEPTFGHGRMSKSFP